The nucleotide sequence GAAACCTTTGAGATGTAATTAATTATTTCCTCAGGGGGCATATTTCTCAGTATAATGTTTCTTTCGCTGCGATATTCAAAGCTTTGAGGAGTAAATTCTATGTCCTTATCAATTTCTTTGAGATTGACAGCAGTGTATAATCTATTTACTAAATCTACATATGAGGAACGAGCTTTTATTATATCTTTACTGAAGTAATCAAGTATATGGGTATAATTTAAGATATCATACTTGTCAGACCGTATCCCAAGATAAATACCAAAGCTGGAATAACTGTATTTATGAACATTGTTTTCATAACCTTTGATATCCTTTGGATTATTATGAATGTACGCAGTTAAATTCAAGAGATAGTTGTCGTTATCAACCAACTTACTCTTAAATCGGTCTTGAAACACATGGCCATGTCTCTGATATTTTATGTTATAATAGGCTGCATAGCTCTGATTTATTGATTTCATGATTTTACTGATATCGGCAGCACAACAATCAATGACAATATGGGCGTGGGTTGACATAAGACAATAGGCATAAACTTCAAAAAGATAGATCTCTTTGTACTTTTTCAAAATTGCTAAGTATCTTTCTTTGTCTTTTGAGTTGCGGAATAGCATAATTTCACTGATACTTCTAACCATGATATGATAAATACCGGCTGGGGACTTTTTCCTTGCGGTTCTAGGCATAGTTATCACCTCGTAACAAATTTATTTTTTAAATTATTGACGGAATTAAAGAGATTTAATCAAAAAAGGGGACGGTTCA is from Clostridium thermarum and encodes:
- a CDS encoding transposase: MPRTARKKSPAGIYHIMVRSISEIMLFRNSKDKERYLAILKKYKEIYLFEVYAYCLMSTHAHIVIDCCAADISKIMKSINQSYAAYYNIKYQRHGHVFQDRFKSKLVDNDNYLLNLTAYIHNNPKDIKGYENNVHKYSYSSFGIYLGIRSDKYDILNYTHILDYFSKDIIKARSSYVDLVNRLYTAVNLKEIDKDIEFTPQSFEYRSERNIILRNMPPEEIINYISKVSGIKFDPRLKHSRKNTELKALFVIIMRSLTDASLTKICTYFSNITLSNVWKLSEMGFRLLTTNIKYMHIIDDLVSKYRNYIPSP